A region of Chloracidobacterium sp. DNA encodes the following proteins:
- a CDS encoding response regulator produces the protein MTKPKLLLADDSVTIRKVVELTFTDEGLDVTTVANGEEAMQKFAEINPDIVIADVNMPEPTGYQICEMIKQNETTRHIPVLLVVGSFEPFDQAEAERVGADGFLTKPFQSIRDLISRVDELLGSQNRPALPIETADIDNLYKQSFSDTSDEEIDVNEFTDLVLGDAGMDDEIIEMSHPIGESLDQGFAVKSEVAVETVAEVDTTPPANGGVVMSFIKPPPAERIGDDNVVIKPMRRKTDFASAENSSRPDEPTEDFIAMIARRVVEKLSDKVIREIAKEEVPRITERLMREALDEEKKS, from the coding sequence GTGACCAAACCAAAGCTATTGCTGGCCGATGATTCCGTAACGATCAGAAAGGTCGTCGAACTGACCTTTACCGACGAAGGCCTCGACGTGACGACTGTTGCTAACGGTGAAGAAGCGATGCAGAAGTTTGCCGAGATCAATCCCGACATCGTCATCGCCGACGTGAATATGCCGGAACCGACAGGCTATCAGATCTGCGAGATGATAAAGCAAAACGAAACGACCAGGCACATTCCGGTTCTTCTGGTAGTTGGTTCGTTCGAGCCATTTGATCAGGCGGAAGCCGAGCGTGTCGGTGCAGACGGATTTTTGACGAAGCCATTTCAATCGATACGCGACCTTATTAGTAGAGTTGACGAACTGCTTGGTTCACAGAATCGTCCAGCACTTCCTATTGAGACCGCTGATATTGATAATTTGTATAAGCAGAGTTTCAGCGATACCTCTGATGAAGAGATTGATGTAAATGAGTTTACCGATCTGGTTCTCGGTGACGCTGGAATGGATGACGAGATAATTGAAATGAGCCATCCGATAGGTGAATCTCTCGATCAAGGGTTTGCGGTCAAAAGCGAAGTTGCTGTCGAAACGGTTGCAGAAGTTGATACAACGCCACCTGCTAACGGCGGAGTGGTTATGAGTTTTATCAAACCGCCTCCGGCCGAACGCATCGGTGATGACAACGTCGTCATAAAACCGATGCGAAGAAAGACCGACTTTGCATCAGCAGAAAATTCATCTAGGCCCGATGAGCCGACAGAGGATTTTATTGCGATGATCGCGCGTCGCGTTGTTGAAAAATTGTCCGATAAGGTCATTCGCGAAATTGCAAAGGAAGAAGTGCCGCGAATTACGGAAAGGCTGATGCGCGAGGCTTTGGACGAAGAAAAGAAAAGCTGA
- the pdxA gene encoding 4-hydroxythreonine-4-phosphate dehydrogenase PdxA, with product MSFERPIIGITMGDAAGIGPEIVLRALSDDELRTVCQCVIIGDAVVLHKTADALKLDIEFAEIGSGKDVEVFDLKNLPDKFEYGVDGAATGKASAEYIETAVHLWQEKKINAICTAPISKKSLSLGGYDFQGHTEFLASLTGTEKFAMSFFGGDLRVVLHSTHLSLRDAIDKVKKESLVKLIEFSNSAFQQVLGKNISLAVAGLNPHASEGGMFGHEEQAEIIPAINYCRDKLGIDVSGPYSPDTIFMRGFKGEFDAVVALYHDQATIAVKSLAFGSAVNVTLGLPLIRTSVDHGTAFDIAGKGVADASSMIAAIKLAGELASRSRINTEV from the coding sequence ATGTCTTTTGAAAGACCGATCATTGGAATTACGATGGGCGATGCCGCTGGCATCGGGCCGGAGATCGTTCTAAGAGCCCTGTCCGATGATGAGTTGAGAACGGTATGCCAGTGTGTGATCATTGGCGATGCCGTTGTTTTGCACAAGACTGCGGACGCATTGAAGCTTGATATTGAATTTGCTGAGATCGGTTCAGGCAAAGATGTCGAAGTGTTCGATCTAAAAAATCTTCCTGATAAGTTTGAATATGGTGTTGACGGTGCAGCAACCGGAAAGGCGTCAGCAGAATACATCGAAACTGCCGTTCATCTCTGGCAAGAGAAAAAGATCAACGCGATCTGCACCGCGCCGATCAGCAAAAAATCACTGTCCTTGGGCGGCTATGATTTTCAGGGTCACACGGAATTTTTGGCTTCCTTAACCGGAACCGAGAAATTTGCGATGAGTTTTTTTGGCGGTGATCTGCGTGTTGTTCTGCACTCGACACATCTTTCGTTACGTGACGCTATCGATAAAGTTAAAAAAGAGAGTCTGGTTAAATTAATAGAGTTTTCTAATAGTGCATTTCAGCAGGTGCTTGGCAAAAATATCAGTTTAGCGGTTGCCGGCCTAAATCCTCATGCGTCCGAAGGTGGAATGTTCGGCCACGAAGAGCAAGCCGAGATCATTCCGGCTATAAACTATTGCCGGGATAAATTAGGTATTGATGTAAGCGGCCCGTATTCGCCGGACACGATATTTATGCGGGGTTTTAAAGGTGAGTTTGACGCCGTTGTTGCCTTATACCACGATCAAGCCACGATCGCTGTCAAATCTCTCGCATTCGGCTCTGCGGTCAATGTTACGCTCGGACTCCCGTTGATCAGAACGTCGGTCGATCACGGCACTGCGTTTGATATTGCGGGCAAAGGCGTTGCCGACGCGTCCAGCATGATCGCGGCGATAAAGCTCGCAGGGGAACTTGCGAGTCGTTCGCGAATTAACACCGAAGTTTGA
- the ftsZ gene encoding cell division protein FtsZ, whose protein sequence is MFIDEPPITGARIKVIGVGGGGSNAVDRMIDAGIKGVEFIVANTDLQALNDSKAPMKIQLGSKSTRGLGAGSNPEVGRQAALEDTEKLLDILDGSDMVFVTAGLGGGTGTGAAPVVASLAIELGALTVAVVTKPFLVEGKKRMAQAEKGLAELRGCVDTLITIPNSKLREVEEKITIMDAFRRADEVLLQAVRGITDLIITPGIINLDFADVTTVMKGKGVALMGIGEASGEDAASKAMRAALDYKLLEENSIMGAKAALINVTGGPNMVLGEVEDAIGMIEQEADDNADIIWGSVIKPDLGDEIRITVIATGFDTQASLRLPQPKVTETRAVAAAATPTPIQPSEIMLPSDLQPVENIDVPTFMRRQAD, encoded by the coding sequence ATGTTTATCGACGAACCTCCGATCACGGGCGCTCGGATCAAGGTAATCGGCGTCGGCGGCGGCGGCAGCAATGCGGTTGACCGGATGATCGACGCGGGCATAAAGGGTGTTGAGTTTATTGTGGCGAACACCGACCTTCAAGCTCTCAACGACTCAAAGGCTCCGATGAAAATCCAACTTGGAAGCAAGTCGACACGTGGTTTAGGAGCAGGGTCAAACCCTGAGGTAGGTCGCCAGGCGGCGCTTGAGGACACGGAGAAGCTGCTTGATATTCTCGACGGCTCAGATATGGTTTTTGTCACTGCCGGACTTGGCGGAGGAACGGGAACGGGAGCCGCTCCGGTCGTGGCATCGCTCGCGATAGAACTCGGTGCATTGACGGTTGCGGTTGTTACGAAACCATTTCTGGTTGAAGGCAAAAAGCGCATGGCCCAAGCCGAAAAAGGGCTTGCTGAGCTTCGGGGATGTGTCGACACGTTGATAACGATTCCGAATTCCAAGCTGCGTGAAGTAGAAGAAAAGATCACCATTATGGATGCTTTCCGCCGGGCCGACGAGGTCCTGCTTCAAGCGGTGCGCGGCATTACTGATCTGATCATTACTCCGGGAATTATCAATCTCGATTTCGCCGATGTCACAACCGTGATGAAGGGCAAGGGTGTTGCTCTGATGGGTATCGGTGAAGCTTCGGGTGAAGATGCTGCTTCGAAAGCAATGCGTGCGGCTCTTGATTACAAGCTACTCGAAGAAAATTCGATCATGGGTGCTAAAGCTGCCTTGATTAACGTCACAGGCGGCCCGAATATGGTCCTCGGCGAGGTCGAAGATGCGATTGGCATGATCGAACAGGAAGCCGACGATAACGCAGACATCATTTGGGGCAGCGTGATCAAACCGGATCTTGGGGACGAGATACGCATTACGGTGATCGCGACAGGATTTGACACTCAGGCATCATTGAGACTGCCGCAGCCGAAGGTTACGGAAACTCGAGCTGTTGCAGCCGCTGCTACACCGACCCCGATCCAGCCGTCAGAAATAATGCTGCCAAGTGATCTGCAGCCTGTTGAAAATATCGACGTGCCGACTTTTATGCGGCGACAGGCCGATTAA
- the ftsA gene encoding cell division protein FtsA, translated as MSGEIQAVGLDIGTSRVRCVIGEPSADGRLNIVGIGEAESKGLRRGVVTSTESVAESIRKAVGEAERMSGLDVQAATINLSGEHLRGENKNGVVAVAGAEKEITDEDVERAVDSASAMPLTPGWEIVSRLPQEFIVDGQDGITEPVGMNGSRLEALVHVVTSPSAGRQNLEKAVTRAGIDVEQLVLEPLAASVSVLTDEDKEYGCALVNMGAEITSLMIFGRGAVQHTAVFPFGSMLFTKDIATGLRVSIPEASKIKQSWGCVASFLLDDEERQQVIEIVPFGRSETRSLSMEILCDIMQPRAVELMQHVSRETSSSKAQISGGVFLTGGGALIRGLPEVAEQVFDAPTRAGFLESSNFGGLVEEVQGPQWATASGLALCSMRSQMRGLGDGDKSSARRVAEWFGNFRDKFR; from the coding sequence ATGAGCGGCGAAATACAAGCAGTTGGATTGGATATAGGGACGAGCCGAGTGCGGTGCGTCATCGGCGAACCGTCGGCGGACGGGAGGCTGAACATCGTAGGCATCGGTGAAGCAGAATCCAAAGGCCTGCGCCGCGGCGTAGTGACCTCGACCGAATCGGTTGCAGAGTCGATCAGAAAAGCCGTCGGTGAGGCAGAACGCATGAGCGGTCTGGATGTACAAGCTGCCACGATCAATCTGTCAGGTGAGCACCTTCGCGGGGAGAATAAAAATGGTGTTGTAGCGGTCGCCGGCGCTGAGAAGGAAATCACCGATGAAGATGTCGAACGCGCTGTTGATTCCGCAAGTGCGATGCCTCTTACGCCCGGCTGGGAAATTGTCAGCCGCCTGCCGCAGGAATTTATTGTGGACGGCCAGGACGGTATAACCGAGCCAGTCGGTATGAACGGCTCAAGGCTGGAGGCGCTTGTCCACGTAGTTACGAGCCCAAGCGCGGGACGGCAAAATCTCGAAAAGGCTGTAACAAGAGCCGGAATTGACGTGGAGCAACTCGTCCTCGAACCTCTTGCAGCATCTGTGAGTGTATTGACTGACGAAGATAAGGAATACGGCTGCGCTCTCGTTAATATGGGTGCAGAGATCACGAGCCTTATGATTTTTGGACGCGGCGCCGTGCAGCACACTGCTGTTTTTCCGTTTGGCAGCATGCTGTTTACGAAGGACATTGCAACCGGCCTGCGCGTCTCGATCCCCGAGGCAAGTAAGATCAAGCAGAGTTGGGGCTGCGTCGCGTCGTTTCTTCTCGACGATGAAGAGCGGCAGCAGGTCATCGAGATAGTGCCATTTGGACGAAGCGAAACACGCTCGCTTTCGATGGAGATTCTTTGCGACATAATGCAGCCGCGCGCAGTCGAGCTGATGCAGCACGTTTCTCGCGAAACGAGTTCGTCGAAAGCTCAAATCTCAGGCGGCGTTTTTCTTACAGGCGGCGGCGCCTTAATCCGAGGATTGCCGGAGGTCGCCGAACAGGTTTTTGACGCACCGACACGAGCAGGATTTCTTGAGTCGTCAAATTTCGGAGGACTCGTCGAGGAAGTTCAAGGGCCGCAATGGGCGACGGCTTCGGGACTGGCATTGTGCTCGATGCGAAGTCAGATGCGTGGACTTGGTGACGGAGACAAGTCGTCCGCACGTCGCGTCGCGGAATGGTTTGGAAACTTTCGCGATAAATTTCGATAA
- a CDS encoding FtsQ-type POTRA domain-containing protein: MGLRTATASSFFGLRNVDIRGTERAPQDDIRRLVAMSVEKQGVWNADLSDMKAKIEKFPFVKAAAVSRILPAGIRVTVTERVPSAVVHLSSGDFLIDGEGAVLTAATANDKDFPFVLYGWDEAKTEKAMPDNQARLKLYRKMLDEWKQFDLASRVKEVNIANVREPIAVVEDSGRAISVTLAKDSLGKSLKTAIEAISGKGAKIKSVDADGTYPVIQYLDF; encoded by the coding sequence ATGGGCCTTCGGACGGCGACGGCGTCAAGCTTTTTCGGATTGCGAAATGTCGATATTCGCGGAACGGAGAGAGCTCCTCAAGATGACATACGGCGTCTTGTGGCTATGTCGGTCGAGAAGCAGGGTGTGTGGAATGCTGATCTATCCGATATGAAGGCAAAGATAGAGAAATTTCCATTCGTGAAGGCGGCGGCCGTTTCGAGGATCTTGCCGGCAGGTATTCGCGTAACCGTGACCGAACGTGTGCCGTCAGCGGTCGTACATCTTAGTTCGGGTGATTTTCTTATCGATGGCGAAGGAGCTGTTTTGACTGCGGCGACGGCGAACGACAAGGATTTTCCGTTTGTCCTTTATGGTTGGGACGAAGCGAAAACCGAAAAGGCAATGCCGGATAATCAGGCGCGGCTGAAGCTTTATCGCAAGATGCTTGATGAATGGAAGCAGTTTGATCTCGCTTCGCGCGTCAAAGAGGTCAATATTGCGAATGTTCGCGAGCCTATTGCGGTTGTCGAAGATTCGGGCCGCGCGATTTCCGTCACTCTTGCCAAAGACAGCCTCGGAAAAAGTTTAAAGACTGCGATCGAAGCGATCAGCGGTAAGGGGGCAAAGATCAAATCCGTCGATGCCGACGGAACCTATCCTGTCATTCAATATTTAGATTTCTAA
- a CDS encoding UDP-N-acetylmuramate--L-alanine ligase, with translation MFRHVKRIHFIGIGGIGMSGIAEVLCNLGFVVSGSDAKKSKNTDRLETLFNIRIDEGHSAENVQDAQVVVYSSAVKEDNPEVVAAKEKSIPVIPRAEMLAELMVLKPYAVAVSGTHGKTSTTSMVATILGHAGVDPTTVVGGVVETLGSNARLGASDWFVTEADESDRSFLMLYPTIAVVTNIDKEHMESYKGMDDVVQCFTDFVNKVPFFGAAIICLDDPNVQLLIPNIKRRRVTYGMTAQADVSGHDIRYNDVFGSTFSVWKGDKVLGEINLPVPGKHNVYNALAATAVALEMEVPFEKIVEAFAIFKNANRRFQFKGEANGIMVVDDYGHHPTEVVATLSAAKNSSGGKRTVVVFQPHRYSRTKELMDDFVVAFNNADVLFVLDIYAASEQPIEGITAEVLTENIRKYGHKNASYIGDIETATDKVCAALQPGDLVITLGAGNVTRLSDEILEALRSKK, from the coding sequence ATGTTTAGACACGTAAAAAGAATTCATTTTATCGGGATCGGCGGCATTGGCATGAGCGGTATTGCGGAGGTGCTTTGCAATCTTGGGTTTGTTGTGTCGGGTTCCGATGCCAAAAAATCAAAGAACACCGACCGACTCGAAACGCTTTTTAACATCCGTATTGACGAAGGCCATTCGGCTGAGAATGTTCAGGATGCTCAGGTGGTTGTGTATTCTTCGGCGGTCAAAGAAGACAATCCCGAAGTCGTCGCAGCTAAAGAAAAAAGTATTCCTGTAATTCCAAGGGCCGAGATGCTTGCTGAGTTGATGGTCTTAAAACCTTACGCGGTGGCTGTCTCGGGCACGCATGGAAAAACTTCAACAACGTCGATGGTCGCTACGATTCTTGGCCATGCAGGTGTCGATCCTACGACCGTTGTTGGCGGTGTCGTCGAGACGCTTGGCTCGAATGCACGTTTGGGTGCGTCGGATTGGTTTGTGACTGAGGCGGATGAAAGCGACCGCTCGTTTCTGATGCTCTATCCAACGATCGCGGTTGTAACAAACATCGATAAGGAGCACATGGAATCGTACAAAGGCATGGACGATGTTGTGCAGTGCTTTACGGACTTTGTAAACAAGGTTCCGTTTTTTGGTGCGGCGATAATCTGTCTTGACGACCCTAATGTCCAGCTTTTGATTCCAAATATTAAACGCCGCCGTGTGACATATGGAATGACTGCACAGGCGGATGTGTCTGGACACGATATTCGTTACAACGATGTCTTCGGCTCGACGTTTTCGGTGTGGAAAGGTGACAAGGTGCTTGGGGAAATCAATCTGCCGGTCCCGGGCAAACACAATGTTTATAATGCTTTAGCTGCGACGGCTGTTGCTCTTGAAATGGAAGTGCCTTTCGAAAAGATCGTTGAGGCTTTCGCGATATTCAAAAATGCTAATCGCCGTTTTCAATTCAAAGGTGAGGCGAACGGAATTATGGTTGTTGATGATTACGGCCATCATCCGACAGAGGTTGTTGCAACGCTATCCGCAGCCAAAAATAGTTCCGGCGGCAAGCGGACGGTCGTTGTTTTCCAGCCGCATCGCTATTCACGAACTAAGGAATTGATGGATGATTTTGTCGTTGCGTTCAATAATGCCGATGTACTGTTTGTGCTGGATATTTATGCGGCGAGTGAACAGCCAATAGAAGGCATAACGGCTGAAGTGTTGACAGAGAACATAAGGAAATATGGTCATAAGAATGCCTCTTATATCGGCGATATTGAGACGGCAACTGACAAAGTTTGCGCTGCCTTGCAACCCGGCGATCTGGTGATAACACTTGGAGCTGGGAACGTGACCAGGTTGTCAGATGAAATTCTAGAAGCACTTAGAAGTAAAAAGTAA
- the murG gene encoding undecaprenyldiphospho-muramoylpentapeptide beta-N-acetylglucosaminyltransferase — MKVLIAAGGTGGHIYPGIAVAKEILRRDAESEVLFVGTARGLEKRIVPENGFQLSLINSAGLKNVGLMGKIKGLSVLPRSFIEARRIIRQFRPHVVVGAGGYVSGPVLLMAAIMGVPTLVMDSNALPGFTNRQLARFVDKAALTFKESLAFFGKKGVVAGNPVRHEFFEIPEKERSNVFHILVFGGSQGAKAINSAMTDSIGQLVKYNGRLSLTHQTGEIDLERIRTAYSEANFSNVDVRPFISDIFVEFGKADLIVCRAGATTCAEVAAAGKAAVMIPFPGAADNHQQKNAEAFERAGAAKMILQQDLSGEVLADAIEKFIESPTAISEMEIAARNLGHPDAAEATVDIIEQLKLNV; from the coding sequence ATGAAAGTTTTGATCGCGGCCGGCGGAACCGGCGGACATATTTATCCAGGTATTGCGGTCGCTAAAGAAATTCTTCGGCGGGACGCTGAATCTGAGGTGTTGTTCGTCGGCACGGCTCGCGGGCTGGAAAAAAGAATCGTTCCTGAGAATGGTTTTCAGCTCTCTTTGATAAACAGCGCAGGTCTAAAAAATGTCGGGTTGATGGGAAAGATCAAAGGGCTTTCCGTGTTGCCAAGAAGCTTTATTGAAGCGCGAAGGATCATTCGCCAGTTTCGTCCGCATGTTGTTGTTGGTGCGGGTGGATATGTTTCGGGGCCAGTGCTTTTGATGGCGGCAATAATGGGTGTGCCGACCCTTGTTATGGACTCGAATGCTCTTCCAGGTTTTACGAATCGGCAACTGGCGAGATTTGTCGATAAAGCAGCTTTGACATTCAAAGAATCGTTGGCTTTTTTTGGAAAGAAGGGCGTTGTCGCGGGAAATCCTGTGCGGCACGAGTTTTTTGAAATACCGGAAAAGGAAAGATCTAACGTGTTTCATATTCTGGTCTTTGGCGGATCGCAGGGTGCTAAGGCTATCAACAGCGCTATGACTGATAGTATCGGGCAATTAGTCAAATATAATGGACGGCTCAGTTTGACGCATCAGACGGGTGAAATTGATCTTGAAAGAATCCGAACGGCATATTCGGAGGCAAACTTTTCTAATGTCGATGTGCGGCCGTTTATTTCGGATATCTTTGTCGAGTTTGGCAAAGCCGATCTGATTGTTTGCCGTGCCGGAGCAACGACCTGTGCGGAAGTGGCGGCTGCTGGAAAAGCGGCGGTTATGATACCGTTCCCCGGCGCGGCTGACAATCATCAGCAGAAGAATGCAGAAGCCTTCGAAAGAGCAGGCGCGGCAAAGATGATACTTCAACAGGATCTCAGCGGTGAAGTGCTTGCAGATGCGATCGAGAAATTTATCGAGTCGCCTACAGCGATCAGCGAAATGGAAATTGCCGCGAGAAATCTCGGTCATCCTGATGCGGCGGAGGCTACTGTAGATATTATTGAGCAATTGAAACTTAATGTGTAG
- the ftsW gene encoding putative lipid II flippase FtsW: MAEENRIDWFMFGIAATLALFGAMMVYSASAMFSLKETESTSQYVYFYKQVGFTVVGLIGMYVVSRIDYHLFQQPWVVYGAIAVTVILLLAVFAFPPINGARRWIRLGGFSFQPSELAKIVLPIFLAYYLTKKEELVGDLKEVVLPCLAGLGILGGLVFLEKDLGTTIVLCAVFSAVYFAAGARLVHIGAVAAVMMLIGIGAIFFAPWRVARLMAFLDPYKYADDEAYQVVQSLYAIGSGGMFGEGYAKGHQKLFYLPYPYSDFIFSVVGEELGLIGTLAVVIAFGLLLWRGARAAVLAPDRFGNLLGIGIITGIIVQALFNISVVTSILPAKGIPLPFISYGGSSVVVTLIGVGILLSISRVATEDNRRDAETRRAKIRRR; encoded by the coding sequence ATGGCTGAGGAAAATCGCATAGATTGGTTTATGTTCGGTATTGCTGCTACGCTCGCACTTTTTGGTGCGATGATGGTGTACAGCGCCTCTGCGATGTTTTCGCTCAAAGAAACTGAGAGCACCAGTCAGTATGTTTATTTCTACAAGCAGGTGGGCTTTACAGTTGTCGGCTTAATCGGAATGTACGTTGTTAGCCGAATCGACTATCACCTCTTTCAACAGCCTTGGGTTGTGTATGGAGCGATCGCCGTTACGGTGATTTTGCTTTTGGCGGTGTTTGCTTTTCCGCCAATTAATGGAGCGAGACGTTGGATAAGGCTTGGCGGATTTTCGTTCCAGCCTTCAGAACTTGCAAAGATCGTTTTGCCGATATTTCTCGCTTATTACCTCACAAAAAAAGAAGAGTTAGTCGGAGATCTCAAGGAAGTAGTTCTGCCCTGTTTGGCTGGCTTGGGGATTTTGGGCGGTCTTGTATTTCTTGAGAAAGATCTGGGTACGACGATAGTCCTGTGCGCGGTCTTTTCGGCGGTCTATTTTGCCGCCGGCGCGAGGCTTGTTCATATCGGAGCGGTTGCGGCTGTGATGATGCTGATCGGCATCGGCGCGATCTTTTTTGCTCCGTGGCGTGTAGCGCGACTTATGGCATTTCTAGACCCTTACAAGTATGCGGATGACGAAGCTTATCAGGTTGTACAGTCTTTGTACGCGATCGGCTCCGGAGGAATGTTTGGCGAGGGCTACGCAAAAGGGCATCAGAAATTATTTTATCTGCCGTATCCATATTCGGACTTTATTTTCTCAGTCGTCGGCGAAGAACTTGGTTTAATAGGGACATTGGCGGTTGTGATCGCGTTTGGATTGCTGCTGTGGCGCGGTGCTCGGGCCGCTGTGTTGGCTCCAGACAGATTTGGAAATTTGCTTGGTATCGGAATAATTACCGGCATCATTGTTCAGGCGCTATTTAATATCAGCGTTGTGACTTCGATATTACCTGCGAAAGGAATACCACTGCCGTTTATTTCGTATGGCGGGTCATCGGTTGTGGTGACATTGATCGGTGTAGGGATCTTGTTGAGTATTTCGCGGGTTGCGACGGAAGATAACCGCAGAGATGCCGAGACGCGGAGAGCAAAAATTAGGCGTAGATAA
- the murD gene encoding UDP-N-acetylmuramoyl-L-alanine--D-glutamate ligase, with the protein MEIEGRKSLVLGAGKSGVESARFLATHGATVALYDKKPVEDWSDTARSLKESHNVGLISGELPSWLLDQIDLVVISPGISTNTIPARYVDRKDGEVIGEIELAYRFLKGRVVGITGSNGKTTTTALIGELLKNAGVKTQVGGNIGTPLLSLTETSTDETWTVAELSSFQLETIKDFCPNVGICLNVTPNHLDRYDSFQDYAVAKHRLFMNQTAGDTAILNADDEITASWATGLKAKVVLFSVKSELEEGFFLRGSELVCRLNNEEQVLTTRADIFLRGLHNVENVLAAFAAGLACGASLASMRETVRDFKGVEHRIEFVAEINGVRFYNDSKATSVDATSKALEALSGGDGKTILILGGRGKNAPYAPLIGLIEASVRSLILIGEDADNIASQLSGHADILRADTMDDAVKKGVEIAIAGDAVLLAPACASFDMFRSFEERGEVFKAAVMRLNDAAAAGKGI; encoded by the coding sequence ATGGAAATTGAGGGCAGAAAATCTTTAGTGTTGGGAGCGGGAAAGTCCGGTGTTGAGTCGGCCCGGTTTTTGGCAACGCATGGGGCAACAGTCGCGCTGTACGATAAAAAGCCGGTTGAAGATTGGTCCGACACGGCCCGTTCACTGAAGGAAAGTCACAACGTTGGCCTTATCAGTGGTGAACTGCCTTCGTGGTTACTTGATCAGATCGATCTTGTTGTCATTTCGCCTGGTATTTCGACAAACACAATTCCTGCTCGATATGTCGATCGAAAAGACGGCGAGGTCATTGGTGAGATCGAGCTTGCTTACAGATTTTTGAAAGGACGCGTTGTCGGTATTACTGGTTCGAACGGCAAAACGACAACGACGGCACTGATCGGTGAATTGCTGAAAAACGCCGGTGTGAAAACGCAAGTTGGCGGAAATATTGGAACTCCGCTGCTGAGTTTGACCGAAACCTCGACGGATGAAACGTGGACAGTTGCTGAGTTATCGAGTTTTCAGCTTGAGACGATCAAGGATTTTTGCCCGAATGTCGGCATATGTTTGAACGTTACGCCGAATCATCTTGACAGATACGATTCGTTTCAGGATTATGCAGTGGCGAAACACCGGTTGTTTATGAATCAGACGGCTGGCGACACTGCAATCCTTAATGCGGATGATGAGATCACTGCAAGCTGGGCGACTGGGTTGAAAGCTAAGGTAGTGTTGTTCAGCGTCAAAAGCGAGCTTGAGGAAGGTTTTTTTCTACGAGGCAGCGAACTGGTGTGTCGGCTCAATAACGAAGAACAGGTTTTGACCACGCGAGCCGATATTTTTCTTCGTGGTCTTCACAACGTCGAAAATGTACTCGCTGCATTTGCGGCAGGTTTGGCGTGCGGTGCTTCGCTCGCATCAATGCGTGAAACGGTGAGAGATTTCAAGGGCGTAGAGCACCGCATCGAATTTGTTGCCGAAATCAACGGGGTGAGATTTTACAACGATTCGAAGGCAACCTCTGTCGATGCTACCTCGAAAGCTCTCGAAGCCCTGAGTGGCGGTGATGGTAAGACAATTTTAATACTCGGCGGACGTGGAAAGAATGCCCCGTATGCTCCGCTGATCGGGTTGATCGAAGCGTCAGTTCGGTCGCTGATATTGATCGGTGAGGACGCGGATAATATCGCATCGCAATTGTCGGGACATGCCGATATTCTACGAGCCGACACAATGGACGATGCAGTAAAAAAGGGGGTTGAAATTGCAATCGCAGGCGACGCGGTGCTTTTGGCACCGGCTTGTGCGAGTTTTGATATGTTTCGGAGTTTTGAGGAACGCGGCGAGGTTTTCAAAGCAGCGGTGATGCGACTGAATGACGCTGCTGCGGCTGGAAAAGGAATTTGA